In Bradysia coprophila strain Holo2 unplaced genomic scaffold, BU_Bcop_v1 contig_358, whole genome shotgun sequence, one DNA window encodes the following:
- the LOC119081454 gene encoding formin-like protein 20 isoform X3, with product MKIFLLCLAAFAVVSADVSHLQGGANGYNYPPNPQPSFSDPIEQQHIEYLPPPQQQHEPINQYVPPAPPAPTPPPPPPPPPPPQCPPGTYGQYPNCQSPPAPPPPPPPPPPPPPPPPPPPPPPPPPPPPPPQCPPGTYGQYPNCQAPPPPPPPPPPPPPPPPPPPPPPPPPPQCPPGTYGQYPNCQAPPPPPPPPPPPPPPPPPPPPPPPQCPPGTYGQYPNCQSPPAPPPPPPPPQQEPIRQYIPPAPQQPPPPPPPPPPPPPQCPPGTYGQYPNCQSPPAPPPPPPPQCPPGTYGQYPNCQSPPAPPPPPPPPPPPPPPPPPPPPPPPPPPPPPPPPPSQYIPPSNPAPAADFNEQDGYNYRVPSRSF from the exons atg AAAATATTCTTATTGTGTTTAGCGGCTTTCGCCGTAGTGAGCGCCGATGTCTCACATTTGCAAGGTGGAGCCAATGGGTATAACTACCCTCCTAACCCACAACCGTCGTTCTCTGACCCGATTGAACAACAACACATTGAATACCTTCCTCCACCTCAACAACAACATGAACCAATAAACCAATATGTTCCACCAG CGCCTCCAGCGCCTACTCCACCTccgccaccaccaccacctccACCACCACAGTGTCCACCAGGAACCTATGGTCAATACCCTAACTGTCAATCACCTCCAG ctcctccaccaccaccacctcctccaccaccacctcctccaccaccaccacctccTCCAC caccaccaccacctccaccaccaccaccaccacagTGCCCACCAGGAACTTATGGACAATACCCTAACTGTCAAG CTCCtcctccaccaccaccacctccaccaccaccaccacctcctccaccaccaccac caccaccaccaccacctccACCACAGTGCCCACCTGGAACTTATGGACAATACCCTAACTGCCAAG CTCCACCTCCACCTCCACCtcctccaccaccaccacctcctccaccaccaccacctccACCAC CTCCACCACAATGCCCACCTGGAACTTACGGACAATATCCAAACTGTCAATCACCTCCAG ctccacctccaccaccaccaccaccacaacAAGAACCAA TCCGTCAATACATTCCACCTGCACCACAACAACCACCACCACCCCCACCAC caccaccaccaccaccaccacagTGCCCACCTGGAACTTATGGACAATACCCTAACTGTCAATCACCTCCAG caccaccaccaccaccaccaccacagTGCCCACCTGGAACTTATGGACAATACCCTAACTGCCAATCTCCTCCAG CTCCTCCACCACCTCCACCtcctccaccaccaccaccacctcctcctcctcctccaccaccaccaccaccacctccAC caccaccaccaccaccaccaccatcaCAATACATTCCACCATCAAACCCAGCTCCAGCAGCTGACTTCAACGAACAAGACGGTTACAATTACCGTGTTCCAAGTCGATCATTCTAA
- the LOC119081454 gene encoding leucine-rich repeat extensin-like protein 3 isoform X41, whose product MKIFLLCLAAFAVVSADVSHLQGGANGYNYPPNPQPSFSDPIEQQHIEYLPPPQQQHEPINQYVPPAPPAPTPPPPPPPPPPPQCPPGTYGQYPNCQSPPAPPPPPPPPPPPPPPPPPPPPPPPPPPPPPPQCPPGTYGQYPNCQAPPPPPPPPPPPPPPPPPPPPPPPPPPPQCPPGTYGQYPNCQAPPPPPPPPPPPPPPPPPPPPPPPQCPPGTYGQYPNCQSPPAPPPPPPPPQQEPIRQYIPPAPQQPPPPPPPPPPPPPQCPPGTYGQYPNCQSPPAPPPPPPPSQYIPPSNPAPAADFNEQDGYNYRVPSRSF is encoded by the exons atg AAAATATTCTTATTGTGTTTAGCGGCTTTCGCCGTAGTGAGCGCCGATGTCTCACATTTGCAAGGTGGAGCCAATGGGTATAACTACCCTCCTAACCCACAACCGTCGTTCTCTGACCCGATTGAACAACAACACATTGAATACCTTCCTCCACCTCAACAACAACATGAACCAATAAACCAATATGTTCCACCAG CGCCTCCAGCGCCTACTCCACCTccgccaccaccaccacctccACCACCACAGTGTCCACCAGGAACCTATGGTCAATACCCTAACTGTCAATCACCTCCAG ctcctccaccaccaccacctcctccaccaccacctcctccaccaccaccacctccTCCAC caccaccaccacctccaccaccaccaccaccacagTGCCCACCAGGAACTTATGGACAATACCCTAACTGTCAAG CTCCtcctccaccaccaccacctccaccaccaccaccacctcctccaccaccaccaccac caccaccaccaccacctccACCACAGTGCCCACCTGGAACTTATGGACAATACCCTAACTGCCAAG CTCCACCTCCACCTCCACCtcctccaccaccaccacctcctccaccaccaccacctccACCAC CTCCACCACAATGCCCACCTGGAACTTACGGACAATATCCAAACTGTCAATCACCTCCAG ctccacctccaccaccaccaccaccacaacAAGAACCAA TCCGTCAATACATTCCACCTGCACCACAACAACCACCACCACCCCCACCAC caccaccaccaccaccaccacagTGCCCACCTGGAACTTATGGACAATACCCTAACTGTCAATCACCTCCAG caccaccaccaccaccaccaccatcaCAATACATTCCACCATCAAACCCAGCTCCAGCAGCTGACTTCAACGAACAAGACGGTTACAATTACCGTGTTCCAAGTCGATCATTCTAA
- the LOC119081454 gene encoding formin-like protein 20 isoform X40, translating into MKIFLLCLAAFAVVSADVSHLQGGANGYNYPPNPQPSFSDPIEQQHIEYLPPPQQQHEPINQYVPPAPPAPTPPPPPPPPPPPQCPPGTYGQYPNCQSPPAPPPPPPPPPPPPPPPPPPPPPPPPPPPPPPQCPPGTYGQYPNCQAPPPPPPPPPPPPPPPPPPPPPPPPPPPQCPPGTYGQYPNCQAPPQCPPGTYGQYPNCQSPPAPPPPPPQCPPGTYGQYPNCQSPPAPPPPPPPQCPPGTYGQYPNCQSPPAPPPPPPPPPPPPPPPPPPPPPPPPPPPPPPPPPSQYIPPSNPAPAADFNEQDGYNYRVPSRSF; encoded by the exons atg AAAATATTCTTATTGTGTTTAGCGGCTTTCGCCGTAGTGAGCGCCGATGTCTCACATTTGCAAGGTGGAGCCAATGGGTATAACTACCCTCCTAACCCACAACCGTCGTTCTCTGACCCGATTGAACAACAACACATTGAATACCTTCCTCCACCTCAACAACAACATGAACCAATAAACCAATATGTTCCACCAG CGCCTCCAGCGCCTACTCCACCTccgccaccaccaccacctccACCACCACAGTGTCCACCAGGAACCTATGGTCAATACCCTAACTGTCAATCACCTCCAG ctcctccaccaccaccacctcctccaccaccacctcctccaccaccaccacctccTCCAC caccaccaccacctccaccaccaccaccaccacagTGCCCACCAGGAACTTATGGACAATACCCTAACTGTCAAG CTCCtcctccaccaccaccacctccaccaccaccaccacctcctccaccaccaccaccac caccaccaccaccacctccACCACAGTGCCCACCTGGAACTTATGGACAATACCCTAACTGCCAAG CTCCACCACAATGCCCACCTGGAACTTACGGACAATATCCAAACTGTCAATCACCTCCAG caccaccaccaccaccaccacagTGCCCACCTGGAACTTATGGACAATACCCTAACTGTCAATCACCTCCAG caccaccaccaccaccaccaccacagTGCCCACCTGGAACTTATGGACAATACCCTAACTGCCAATCTCCTCCAG CTCCTCCACCACCTCCACCtcctccaccaccaccaccacctcctcctcctcctccaccaccaccaccaccacctccAC caccaccaccaccaccaccaccatcaCAATACATTCCACCATCAAACCCAGCTCCAGCAGCTGACTTCAACGAACAAGACGGTTACAATTACCGTGTTCCAAGTCGATCATTCTAA
- the LOC119081454 gene encoding leucine-rich repeat extensin-like protein 3 isoform X13 — translation MKIFLLCLAAFAVVSADVSHLQGGANGYNYPPNPQPSFSDPIEQQHIEYLPPPQQQHEPINQYVPPAPPAPTPPPPPPPPPPPQCPPGTYGQYPNCQSPPAPPPPPPPPPPQCPPGTYGQYPNCQAPPPPPPPPPPPPPPPPPPPPPPPPPPPQCPPGTYGQYPNCQAPPPPPPPPPPPPPPPPPPPPPPPQCPPGTYGQYPNCQSPPAPPPPPPPPQQEPIRQYIPPAPQQPPPPPPPPPPPPPQCPPGTYGQYPNCQSPPAPPPPPPPQCPPGTYGQYPNCQSPPAPPPPPPPPPPPPPPPPPPPPPPPPPPPPPPPPPSQYIPPSNPAPAADFNEQDGYNYRVPSRSF, via the exons atg AAAATATTCTTATTGTGTTTAGCGGCTTTCGCCGTAGTGAGCGCCGATGTCTCACATTTGCAAGGTGGAGCCAATGGGTATAACTACCCTCCTAACCCACAACCGTCGTTCTCTGACCCGATTGAACAACAACACATTGAATACCTTCCTCCACCTCAACAACAACATGAACCAATAAACCAATATGTTCCACCAG CGCCTCCAGCGCCTACTCCACCTccgccaccaccaccacctccACCACCACAGTGTCCACCAGGAACCTATGGTCAATACCCTAACTGTCAATCACCTCCAG caccaccaccacctccaccaccaccaccaccacagTGCCCACCAGGAACTTATGGACAATACCCTAACTGTCAAG CTCCtcctccaccaccaccacctccaccaccaccaccacctcctccaccaccaccaccac caccaccaccaccacctccACCACAGTGCCCACCTGGAACTTATGGACAATACCCTAACTGCCAAG CTCCACCTCCACCTCCACCtcctccaccaccaccacctcctccaccaccaccacctccACCAC CTCCACCACAATGCCCACCTGGAACTTACGGACAATATCCAAACTGTCAATCACCTCCAG ctccacctccaccaccaccaccaccacaacAAGAACCAA TCCGTCAATACATTCCACCTGCACCACAACAACCACCACCACCCCCACCAC caccaccaccaccaccaccacagTGCCCACCTGGAACTTATGGACAATACCCTAACTGTCAATCACCTCCAG caccaccaccaccaccaccaccacagTGCCCACCTGGAACTTATGGACAATACCCTAACTGCCAATCTCCTCCAG CTCCTCCACCACCTCCACCtcctccaccaccaccaccacctcctcctcctcctccaccaccaccaccaccacctccAC caccaccaccaccaccaccaccatcaCAATACATTCCACCATCAAACCCAGCTCCAGCAGCTGACTTCAACGAACAAGACGGTTACAATTACCGTGTTCCAAGTCGATCATTCTAA
- the LOC119081454 gene encoding leucine-rich repeat extensin-like protein 3 isoform X44, producing the protein MKIFLLCLAAFAVVSADVSHLQGGANGYNYPPNPQPSFSDPIEQQHIEYLPPPQQQHEPINQYVPPAPPAPTPPPPPPPPPPPQCPPGTYGQYPNCQSPPAPPPPPPPPPPPPPPPPPPPPPPPPPPPPPPQCPPGTYGQYPNCQAPPPPPPPQCPPGTYGQYPNCQAPPPPPPPPQQEPIRQYIPPAPQQPPPPPPPPPPPPPQCPPGTYGQYPNCQSPPAPPPPPPPQCPPGTYGQYPNCQSPPAPPPPPPPPPPPPPPPPPPPPPPPPPPPPPPPPPSQYIPPSNPAPAADFNEQDGYNYRVPSRSF; encoded by the exons atg AAAATATTCTTATTGTGTTTAGCGGCTTTCGCCGTAGTGAGCGCCGATGTCTCACATTTGCAAGGTGGAGCCAATGGGTATAACTACCCTCCTAACCCACAACCGTCGTTCTCTGACCCGATTGAACAACAACACATTGAATACCTTCCTCCACCTCAACAACAACATGAACCAATAAACCAATATGTTCCACCAG CGCCTCCAGCGCCTACTCCACCTccgccaccaccaccacctccACCACCACAGTGTCCACCAGGAACCTATGGTCAATACCCTAACTGTCAATCACCTCCAG ctcctccaccaccaccacctcctccaccaccacctcctccaccaccaccacctccTCCAC caccaccaccacctccaccaccaccaccaccacagTGCCCACCAGGAACTTATGGACAATACCCTAACTGTCAAG caccaccaccaccacctccACCACAGTGCCCACCTGGAACTTATGGACAATACCCTAACTGCCAAG ctccacctccaccaccaccaccaccacaacAAGAACCAA TCCGTCAATACATTCCACCTGCACCACAACAACCACCACCACCCCCACCAC caccaccaccaccaccaccacagTGCCCACCTGGAACTTATGGACAATACCCTAACTGTCAATCACCTCCAG caccaccaccaccaccaccaccacagTGCCCACCTGGAACTTATGGACAATACCCTAACTGCCAATCTCCTCCAG CTCCTCCACCACCTCCACCtcctccaccaccaccaccacctcctcctcctcctccaccaccaccaccaccacctccAC caccaccaccaccaccaccaccatcaCAATACATTCCACCATCAAACCCAGCTCCAGCAGCTGACTTCAACGAACAAGACGGTTACAATTACCGTGTTCCAAGTCGATCATTCTAA
- the LOC119081454 gene encoding formin-like protein 20 isoform X15 produces MKIFLLCLAAFAVVSADVSHLQGGANGYNYPPNPQPSFSDPIEQQHIEYLPPPQQQHEPINQYVPPAPPAPTPPPPPPPPPPPQCPPGTYGQYPNCQSPPAPPPPPPPPPPPPPPPPPPPPPPPPPPPPPPQCPPGTYGQYPNCQAPPPPPPPPPPPPPPPPPPPPPPPPPPPQCPPGTYGQYPNCQAPPQCPPGTYGQYPNCQSPPAPPPPPPPPQQEPIRQYIPPAPQQPPPPPPPPPPPPPQCPPGTYGQYPNCQSPPAPPPPPPPQCPPGTYGQYPNCQSPPAPPPPPPPPPPPPPPPPPPPPPPPPPPPPPPPPPSQYIPPSNPAPAADFNEQDGYNYRVPSRSF; encoded by the exons atg AAAATATTCTTATTGTGTTTAGCGGCTTTCGCCGTAGTGAGCGCCGATGTCTCACATTTGCAAGGTGGAGCCAATGGGTATAACTACCCTCCTAACCCACAACCGTCGTTCTCTGACCCGATTGAACAACAACACATTGAATACCTTCCTCCACCTCAACAACAACATGAACCAATAAACCAATATGTTCCACCAG CGCCTCCAGCGCCTACTCCACCTccgccaccaccaccacctccACCACCACAGTGTCCACCAGGAACCTATGGTCAATACCCTAACTGTCAATCACCTCCAG ctcctccaccaccaccacctcctccaccaccacctcctccaccaccaccacctccTCCAC caccaccaccacctccaccaccaccaccaccacagTGCCCACCAGGAACTTATGGACAATACCCTAACTGTCAAG CTCCtcctccaccaccaccacctccaccaccaccaccacctcctccaccaccaccaccac caccaccaccaccacctccACCACAGTGCCCACCTGGAACTTATGGACAATACCCTAACTGCCAAG CTCCACCACAATGCCCACCTGGAACTTACGGACAATATCCAAACTGTCAATCACCTCCAG ctccacctccaccaccaccaccaccacaacAAGAACCAA TCCGTCAATACATTCCACCTGCACCACAACAACCACCACCACCCCCACCAC caccaccaccaccaccaccacagTGCCCACCTGGAACTTATGGACAATACCCTAACTGTCAATCACCTCCAG caccaccaccaccaccaccaccacagTGCCCACCTGGAACTTATGGACAATACCCTAACTGCCAATCTCCTCCAG CTCCTCCACCACCTCCACCtcctccaccaccaccaccacctcctcctcctcctccaccaccaccaccaccacctccAC caccaccaccaccaccaccaccatcaCAATACATTCCACCATCAAACCCAGCTCCAGCAGCTGACTTCAACGAACAAGACGGTTACAATTACCGTGTTCCAAGTCGATCATTCTAA
- the LOC119081454 gene encoding leucine-rich repeat extensin-like protein 3 isoform X45: protein MKIFLLCLAAFAVVSADVSHLQGGANGYNYPPNPQPSFSDPIEQQHIEYLPPPQQQHEPINQYVPPAPPAPTPPPPPPPPPPPQCPPGTYGQYPNCQSPPAPPPPPPPPPPPPPPPPPPPPPPPPPPPPPPQCPPGTYGQYPNCQAPPQCPPGTYGQYPNCQSPPAPPPPPPPPQQEPIRQYIPPAPQQPPPPPPPPPPPPPQCPPGTYGQYPNCQSPPAPPPPPPPQCPPGTYGQYPNCQSPPAPPPPPPPPPPPPPPPPPPPPPPPPPPPPPPPPPSQYIPPSNPAPAADFNEQDGYNYRVPSRSF, encoded by the exons atg AAAATATTCTTATTGTGTTTAGCGGCTTTCGCCGTAGTGAGCGCCGATGTCTCACATTTGCAAGGTGGAGCCAATGGGTATAACTACCCTCCTAACCCACAACCGTCGTTCTCTGACCCGATTGAACAACAACACATTGAATACCTTCCTCCACCTCAACAACAACATGAACCAATAAACCAATATGTTCCACCAG CGCCTCCAGCGCCTACTCCACCTccgccaccaccaccacctccACCACCACAGTGTCCACCAGGAACCTATGGTCAATACCCTAACTGTCAATCACCTCCAG ctcctccaccaccaccacctcctccaccaccacctcctccaccaccaccacctccTCCAC caccaccaccacctccaccaccaccaccaccacagTGCCCACCAGGAACTTATGGACAATACCCTAACTGTCAAG CTCCACCACAATGCCCACCTGGAACTTACGGACAATATCCAAACTGTCAATCACCTCCAG ctccacctccaccaccaccaccaccacaacAAGAACCAA TCCGTCAATACATTCCACCTGCACCACAACAACCACCACCACCCCCACCAC caccaccaccaccaccaccacagTGCCCACCTGGAACTTATGGACAATACCCTAACTGTCAATCACCTCCAG caccaccaccaccaccaccaccacagTGCCCACCTGGAACTTATGGACAATACCCTAACTGCCAATCTCCTCCAG CTCCTCCACCACCTCCACCtcctccaccaccaccaccacctcctcctcctcctccaccaccaccaccaccacctccAC caccaccaccaccaccaccaccatcaCAATACATTCCACCATCAAACCCAGCTCCAGCAGCTGACTTCAACGAACAAGACGGTTACAATTACCGTGTTCCAAGTCGATCATTCTAA
- the LOC119081454 gene encoding leucine-rich repeat extensin-like protein 3 isoform X26 — translation MKIFLLCLAAFAVVSADVSHLQGGANGYNYPPNPQPSFSDPIEQQHIEYLPPPQQQHEPINQYVPPAPPAPTPPPPPPPPPPPQCPPGTYGQYPNCQSPPAPPPPPPPPPPPPPPPPPPPPPPPPPPPPPPQCPPGTYGQYPNCQAPPPPPPPPPPPPPPPPPPPPPPPPPPPQCPPGTYGQYPNCQAPPPPPPPPPPPPPPPPPPPPPPPQCPPGTYGQYPNCQSPPAPPPPPPPPQQEPIRQYIPPAPQQPPPPPPPPPPPPPQCPPGTYGQYPNCQSPPAPPPPPPPQCPPGTYGQYPNCQSPPAPPPSQYIPPSNPAPAADFNEQDGYNYRVPSRSF, via the exons atg AAAATATTCTTATTGTGTTTAGCGGCTTTCGCCGTAGTGAGCGCCGATGTCTCACATTTGCAAGGTGGAGCCAATGGGTATAACTACCCTCCTAACCCACAACCGTCGTTCTCTGACCCGATTGAACAACAACACATTGAATACCTTCCTCCACCTCAACAACAACATGAACCAATAAACCAATATGTTCCACCAG CGCCTCCAGCGCCTACTCCACCTccgccaccaccaccacctccACCACCACAGTGTCCACCAGGAACCTATGGTCAATACCCTAACTGTCAATCACCTCCAG ctcctccaccaccaccacctcctccaccaccacctcctccaccaccaccacctccTCCAC caccaccaccacctccaccaccaccaccaccacagTGCCCACCAGGAACTTATGGACAATACCCTAACTGTCAAG CTCCtcctccaccaccaccacctccaccaccaccaccacctcctccaccaccaccaccac caccaccaccaccacctccACCACAGTGCCCACCTGGAACTTATGGACAATACCCTAACTGCCAAG CTCCACCTCCACCTCCACCtcctccaccaccaccacctcctccaccaccaccacctccACCAC CTCCACCACAATGCCCACCTGGAACTTACGGACAATATCCAAACTGTCAATCACCTCCAG ctccacctccaccaccaccaccaccacaacAAGAACCAA TCCGTCAATACATTCCACCTGCACCACAACAACCACCACCACCCCCACCAC caccaccaccaccaccaccacagTGCCCACCTGGAACTTATGGACAATACCCTAACTGTCAATCACCTCCAG caccaccaccaccaccaccaccacagTGCCCACCTGGAACTTATGGACAATACCCTAACTGCCAATCTCCTCCAG caccaccaccatcaCAATACATTCCACCATCAAACCCAGCTCCAGCAGCTGACTTCAACGAACAAGACGGTTACAATTACCGTGTTCCAAGTCGATCATTCTAA
- the LOC119081454 gene encoding leucine-rich repeat extensin-like protein 3 isoform X30 has product MKIFLLCLAAFAVVSADVSHLQGGANGYNYPPNPQPSFSDPIEQQHIEYLPPPQQQHEPINQYVPPAPPAPTPPPPPPPPPPPQCPPGTYGQYPNCQSPPAPPPPPPPPPPPPPPPPPPPPPPPPPPPPPPQCPPGTYGQYPNCQAPPPPPPPPPPPPPPPPPPPPPPPPPPPQCPPGTYGQYPNCQAPPPPPPPPPPPPPPPPPPPPPPPQCPPGTYGQYPNCQSPPAPPPPPPPPQQEPIRQYIPPAPQQPPPPPPPPPPPPPQCPPGTYGQYPNCQSPPAPPPPQCPPGTYGQYPNCQSPPAPPPSQYIPPSNPAPAADFNEQDGYNYRVPSRSF; this is encoded by the exons atg AAAATATTCTTATTGTGTTTAGCGGCTTTCGCCGTAGTGAGCGCCGATGTCTCACATTTGCAAGGTGGAGCCAATGGGTATAACTACCCTCCTAACCCACAACCGTCGTTCTCTGACCCGATTGAACAACAACACATTGAATACCTTCCTCCACCTCAACAACAACATGAACCAATAAACCAATATGTTCCACCAG CGCCTCCAGCGCCTACTCCACCTccgccaccaccaccacctccACCACCACAGTGTCCACCAGGAACCTATGGTCAATACCCTAACTGTCAATCACCTCCAG ctcctccaccaccaccacctcctccaccaccacctcctccaccaccaccacctccTCCAC caccaccaccacctccaccaccaccaccaccacagTGCCCACCAGGAACTTATGGACAATACCCTAACTGTCAAG CTCCtcctccaccaccaccacctccaccaccaccaccacctcctccaccaccaccaccac caccaccaccaccacctccACCACAGTGCCCACCTGGAACTTATGGACAATACCCTAACTGCCAAG CTCCACCTCCACCTCCACCtcctccaccaccaccacctcctccaccaccaccacctccACCAC CTCCACCACAATGCCCACCTGGAACTTACGGACAATATCCAAACTGTCAATCACCTCCAG ctccacctccaccaccaccaccaccacaacAAGAACCAA TCCGTCAATACATTCCACCTGCACCACAACAACCACCACCACCCCCACCAC caccaccaccaccaccaccacagTGCCCACCTGGAACTTATGGACAATACCCTAACTGTCAATCACCTCCAG caccaccaccaccacagTGCCCACCTGGAACTTATGGACAATACCCTAACTGCCAATCTCCTCCAG caccaccaccatcaCAATACATTCCACCATCAAACCCAGCTCCAGCAGCTGACTTCAACGAACAAGACGGTTACAATTACCGTGTTCCAAGTCGATCATTCTAA
- the LOC119081454 gene encoding leucine-rich repeat extensin-like protein 3 isoform X37, giving the protein MKIFLLCLAAFAVVSADVSHLQGGANGYNYPPNPQPSFSDPIEQQHIEYLPPPQQQHEPINQYVPPAPPAPTPPPPPPPPPPPQCPPGTYGQYPNCQSPPAPPPPPPPPPPPPPPPPPPPPPPPPQCPPGTYGQYPNCQAPPPPPPPPPPPPPPPPPPPPPPPQCPPGTYGQYPNCQSPPAPPPPPPPPQQEPIRQYIPPAPQQPPPPPPPPPPPPPQCPPGTYGQYPNCQSPPAPPPPPPPQCPPGTYGQYPNCQSPPAPPPPPPPPPPPPPPPPPPPPPPPPPPPPPPPPPSQYIPPSNPAPAADFNEQDGYNYRVPSRSF; this is encoded by the exons atg AAAATATTCTTATTGTGTTTAGCGGCTTTCGCCGTAGTGAGCGCCGATGTCTCACATTTGCAAGGTGGAGCCAATGGGTATAACTACCCTCCTAACCCACAACCGTCGTTCTCTGACCCGATTGAACAACAACACATTGAATACCTTCCTCCACCTCAACAACAACATGAACCAATAAACCAATATGTTCCACCAG CGCCTCCAGCGCCTACTCCACCTccgccaccaccaccacctccACCACCACAGTGTCCACCAGGAACCTATGGTCAATACCCTAACTGTCAATCACCTCCAG ctcctccaccaccaccacctcctccaccaccacctcctccaccaccaccac caccaccaccaccacctccACCACAGTGCCCACCTGGAACTTATGGACAATACCCTAACTGCCAAG CTCCACCTCCACCTCCACCtcctccaccaccaccacctcctccaccaccaccacctccACCAC CTCCACCACAATGCCCACCTGGAACTTACGGACAATATCCAAACTGTCAATCACCTCCAG ctccacctccaccaccaccaccaccacaacAAGAACCAA TCCGTCAATACATTCCACCTGCACCACAACAACCACCACCACCCCCACCAC caccaccaccaccaccaccacagTGCCCACCTGGAACTTATGGACAATACCCTAACTGTCAATCACCTCCAG caccaccaccaccaccaccaccacagTGCCCACCTGGAACTTATGGACAATACCCTAACTGCCAATCTCCTCCAG CTCCTCCACCACCTCCACCtcctccaccaccaccaccacctcctcctcctcctccaccaccaccaccaccacctccAC caccaccaccaccaccaccaccatcaCAATACATTCCACCATCAAACCCAGCTCCAGCAGCTGACTTCAACGAACAAGACGGTTACAATTACCGTGTTCCAAGTCGATCATTCTAA